In the genome of Bradyrhizobium sp. CIAT3101, one region contains:
- a CDS encoding DUF1328 domain-containing protein, translating to MLSWVVTFLVIALIAGLLGFGGLAGASIEIAKIIFFVAIVLFLVSAVVGLARGRRI from the coding sequence ATGCTGAGCTGGGTTGTGACATTTCTCGTTATCGCACTGATCGCCGGTCTTCTGGGCTTTGGCGGCCTCGCCGGCGCATCGATCGAAATCGCCAAGATCATCTTCTTCGTCGCGATCGTCCTGTTCCTGGTCTCGGCCGTGGTCGGCCTTGCCCGCGGCCGCAGGATCTAG